In the genome of Dermacentor albipictus isolate Rhodes 1998 colony unplaced genomic scaffold, USDA_Dalb.pri_finalv2 scaffold_74, whole genome shotgun sequence, one region contains:
- the LOC135915206 gene encoding kinesin-like protein KIF20B: MERPARPYTGSEESSQSENEELLPPLEAVRRQLDADLARSSALRVYLRIRPRVGGRAFTNPAFRACDETTVESTTATLEHQHQKRFSFTKVFPEGSSQTQLFHEVVRDPVDAFVLGANVLLFAYGPAAGGKTYTMQGPPTDPGVVPRTLERIFKLLGSRVCKGAPARPDCFDDVVPLSAEEEASALLRKGKLLDDKAARSAVDFSAFRMPSNSSDESLIDSCDRNYDKAQVSLWLSFYEIYSEGIYDLLLPSAEAATKKKGGQRRTILKLGEDRAKRAFVRGLAEVPVHSADEAYRLFCLARNNQTLAETELNRSSSRSHCVFTVRLVSSRLDIQNWHVNTMMLCDLAGSERPSKAGTDGSRLRESGRINNSLVVLSRCLEGLRSNQDASKKAPVPFRESKLTQVMQAYFTTGAQVSLVVNICPAMSMLEESLNALKFSAVAIEVVPQQLESRHVRCKKAVRRLTERWHRASGGEGLRDGSLADEGAAPAALDADDAAELFETIEALERDLEDTRGQLTWAQKMAAANEAQVNDYKGLVKQLEQELCKQRDSADQEMAIRVRNACEITRLELYRQAERDSTMDLRRRLEAAEREVAELKEELRKQAVAQNVTEHMCGCWHVQETSSGANSS; encoded by the exons GCTCAGCGCTGAGGGTGTACCTGCGTATTCGACCGAGAGTTGGGGGCAGGGCGTTCACAAATCCTGCGTTCCGTGCATGTGATGAAACAACTGTAGAGTCCACCACCGCTACTCTGGAACATCAACATCAAAAACGTTTTAGTTTCACGAAG GTTTTTCCAGAGGGCTCCAGCCAGACGCAGTTGTTTCACGAGGTGGTGCGGGATCCAGTTGATGCCTTCGTGCTAGGAGCCAATGTGTTGCTCTTTGCATATGGTCCTGCTGCTGGGGGCAAGACCTACACCATGCAGGGTCCACCGACTGACCCTGGAGTCGTGCCACGCACCCTTGAAAGAATATTCAAGCTGCTTGGGTCTCGG GTGTGCAAGGGGGCACCAGCGCGCCCCGACTGCTTTGACGACGTCGTCCCGCTCAGCGCAGAAGAGGAGGCCTCTGCGCTCTTGCGGAAAGGCAAATTATTGGACGATAAGGCTGCCCGCAGCGCTGTCGACTTCAGCGCCTTCCGTATGCCATCGAATAGCAGCGATGAGTCCCTAATTGACAGCTGTGACAGGAACTATGACAAAGCACAG GTATCGCTGTGGCTCTCCTTTTATGAAATTTACAGCGAGGGTATTTACGACCTGCTCCTCCCATCAGCTGAGGCAGCCACAAAGAAGAAAGGCGGCCAGCGGCGCACCATTCTAAAGTTGGGTGAAGACCGGGCTAAACGCGCATTTGTGCGCGGTCTCGCCGAAGTGCCTGTGCACTCGGCTGATGAAGCGTATCGGCTGTTCTGCCTGGCACGCAACAACCAGACGCTTGCCGAGACTGAACTCAACCGCAGCTCGAGCCGCAGCCACTGCGTCTTCACGGTGCGGCTGGTGAGCTCTAGGTTGGACATCCAAAACTGGCACGTCAACACAATGATGCTCTGCGACCTGGCGGGTTCGGAGAGGCCATCCAAAGCGGGCACTGATGGGTCACGGCTACGCGAATCTGGCCGCATTAACAACTCTTTGGTGGTGCTCAGCCGCTGCTTGGAGGGCCTACGTAGCAACCAGGATGCGTCCAAAAAGGCTCCGGTGCCCTTCCGAGAGAGCAAGCTCACCCAG GTGATGCAGGCCTACTTCACTACGGGTGCGCAAGTCTCTCTGGTAGTAAACATCTGCCCAGCCATGTCGATGCTCGAGGAGTCACTCAATGCGCTGAAGTTCTCGGCTGTTGCCATTGAAGTGGTGCCACAGCAGCTCGAATCGCGCCATGTTCGCTGCAAAAAGGCTGTTCGTCGGCTCACTGAGCGGTGGCACCGTGCAAGTGGAGGTGAAGGGCTTCGTGATGGTTCCCTTGCTGATGAAGGGGCAGCACCAGCAGCCTTGGATGCAGATGATGCTGCAGAGCTCTTCGAGACCATCGAGGCCCTCGAGCGGGATCTGGAGGATACCCGGGGCCAGCTCAC GTGGgcgcagaagatggctgccgcaaACGAAGCCCAAGTCAATGACTACAAGGGCCTGGTGAAACAGTTGGAGCAGGAGCTGTGCAAGCAGCGCGATAGCGCTGACCAGGAGATGGCAATTCGCGTCCGCAATGCCTGCGAGATCACACGGCTTGAGCTCTACCGCCAG GCCGAGCGAGACTCCACCATGGACCTGCGGAGGCGCCTCGAGGCAGCGGAGCGAGAAGTCGCTGAACTCAAGGAAGAGCTGCGCAAACAGGCGGTTGCACAAAATGTGACTGAACACATG TGTGGGTGCTGGCACGTGCAAGAGACTTCGTCAGGAGCTAATTCCAGCTGA